The Serpentinimonas maccroryi genome has a segment encoding these proteins:
- a CDS encoding ABC transporter ATP-binding protein — protein sequence MSLPTPSKLEVIDLHKRYGSHEVLKGVSLKAHAGDVISIIGSSGSGKSTLLRCINLLEKPHQGRIIVAGEELHLRPTRTGELEAASAQQLQRLRTRLAMVFQSFNLWAHMTVLQNIIEAPVHLLKLPREQAVQTARLYLERVGLSGVEDRYPAHLSGGQQQRVAIARALAVEPEVMLFDEPTSALDPELVSEVLRVMQQLAVEHRTMVVVTHEMGFAREVSNHLIFLHQGRIEEQGDPREVLARPQSERLAQFLAGSLK from the coding sequence ATGTCGCTCCCCACCCCATCCAAGCTCGAAGTCATCGACTTGCACAAGCGCTACGGCAGCCACGAGGTGCTCAAGGGCGTCTCGCTCAAGGCGCACGCCGGCGACGTGATCAGCATCATCGGCAGCTCGGGTTCGGGCAAGAGCACGCTGCTGCGCTGCATCAACCTGCTGGAAAAGCCGCACCAAGGGCGCATCATTGTGGCCGGTGAGGAACTGCACCTGCGGCCCACGCGCACCGGCGAGCTCGAGGCCGCCAGCGCGCAGCAGTTGCAGCGCTTGCGCACCCGGCTGGCGATGGTGTTCCAGAGCTTCAACCTCTGGGCGCACATGACGGTGCTGCAAAACATCATCGAGGCGCCGGTGCACCTGCTCAAGCTGCCGCGCGAGCAGGCCGTGCAGACGGCGCGCCTGTACCTAGAGCGCGTGGGGCTGAGCGGGGTGGAAGACCGTTACCCGGCGCACCTGAGCGGCGGCCAGCAGCAGCGGGTGGCGATTGCGCGCGCGCTGGCGGTCGAGCCCGAAGTGATGCTGTTCGACGAGCCCACCAGCGCGCTGGACCCGGAACTGGTGAGCGAGGTGCTGCGCGTGATGCAGCAACTGGCCGTGGAGCACCGCACCATGGTGGTGGTGACGCACGAGATGGGCTTTGCACGCGAAGTGTCTAACCACCTGATTTTTCTGCACCAAGGGCGCATCGAGGAACAAGGCGACCCGCGCGAGGTGCTGGCCCGACCCCAAAGCGAACGCCTGGCGCAGTTTTTGGCCGGCAGCCTGAAGTAG
- a CDS encoding exopolysaccharide biosynthesis protein — protein sequence MTNERMPAAADADALDAPDTLVEHIERVLTTLPEQDLTLHDIVEAVGPDSLMLLTIFLSLIFLVPVSIPGVSTAFGLAIVLIGLTRTFQRKPWLPQRIARRRLAAAPLRAGLQRATVWLHRIDRLSRPHRWPWLSSHGPATLCNNLALVFAGLLLMMPFGLIPFSNTLPALAVIFLSAGMMQRDGLALLLGYAAVCLTLLYFALLITAGGATLMEVWQWMG from the coding sequence ATGACGAACGAACGCATGCCCGCCGCTGCTGATGCCGATGCGCTTGATGCGCCCGACACCTTGGTCGAGCACATCGAGCGCGTGCTCACGACCCTGCCCGAACAAGACCTGACCCTGCACGACATCGTCGAAGCCGTGGGCCCCGACAGCCTGATGCTTTTGACGATCTTTTTGTCGCTGATCTTTCTGGTGCCGGTCTCGATCCCGGGCGTGAGCACCGCCTTTGGGCTGGCGATCGTGCTCATTGGCCTGACGCGCACCTTCCAGCGGAAACCGTGGCTGCCGCAGCGCATCGCTAGGCGCCGTCTGGCGGCGGCACCGCTGCGCGCCGGCCTGCAGCGCGCCACGGTCTGGCTGCACCGCATCGACCGCCTGAGCCGCCCGCACCGCTGGCCGTGGCTGAGCAGCCATGGCCCGGCCACTCTGTGCAACAACTTGGCGCTGGTGTTCGCCGGCCTGCTGCTGATGATGCCCTTTGGGCTCATCCCCTTCAGCAACACCTTGCCGGCGCTGGCGGTGATCTTTCTGTCGGCCGGCATGATGCAGCGCGACGGGCTGGCGCTGCTGCTGGGCTATGCCGCCGTGTGTCTCACGTTGCTCTATTTCGCGCTTCTGATCACCGCTGGCGGTGCCACGTTGATGGAAGTTTGGCAGTGGATGGGCTAA
- a CDS encoding transporter substrate-binding domain-containing protein, with protein MKLKLFALLLALVSSFAVAQNPAVSPSPPPPAAQPAQAQNWPVLRVAVDATYKPFTYKTPAGQLTGFDVHIAQALCNEMRRRCVFVEQVWDGMIPGLLARKYDVIISSMSITDERRRVVDFTDKYYSTPSGIVVRTGTPFTGPASLRGMRIGVLKGSTQERFAMSQLRPAGAIIVPYDAQNQVYLDIQAGRLDGTVADRVEVTAGFLNRPEGRAFGFVGPELRDRRYFGDGMGIALRKGRDELRTELNNAIRAIRANGVYDRIARLYFDFDIYGD; from the coding sequence ATGAAGCTCAAACTCTTTGCGCTCTTGCTGGCGCTTGTGTCCAGTTTTGCCGTGGCCCAAAACCCGGCCGTATCTCCCTCCCCCCCACCCCCGGCCGCCCAGCCTGCCCAAGCCCAAAATTGGCCGGTGTTGCGGGTGGCGGTGGATGCCACCTACAAACCCTTCACCTACAAAACCCCGGCGGGCCAGCTCACCGGCTTTGACGTGCACATCGCGCAAGCGCTGTGCAACGAAATGCGCCGGCGCTGTGTGTTCGTGGAACAGGTGTGGGACGGCATGATCCCGGGCCTGCTGGCGCGCAAGTACGACGTCATCATCAGCTCGATGTCGATCACCGACGAGCGCCGCCGCGTGGTCGATTTCACCGACAAATACTACAGCACCCCCAGCGGCATCGTGGTGCGCACCGGCACCCCGTTCACTGGGCCCGCTTCGCTGCGCGGCATGCGCATCGGCGTGCTCAAGGGCAGCACCCAAGAGCGCTTCGCCATGAGTCAGCTGCGCCCGGCTGGTGCCATCATCGTGCCCTACGATGCGCAAAACCAAGTCTATCTCGACATTCAGGCCGGGCGCTTGGATGGCACGGTGGCCGATCGGGTCGAGGTCACGGCCGGCTTTTTGAACCGCCCCGAAGGTCGAGCCTTTGGCTTTGTGGGCCCCGAACTGCGCGACCGGCGCTACTTTGGCGACGGCATGGGCATTGCCCTGCGCAAGGGACGCGACGAACTGCGCACCGAACTGAACAACGCCATCCGGGCCATTCGCGCCAATGGCGTGTACGACCGGATTGCACGCCTGTACTTCGATTTCGACATCTACGGCGACTAA
- a CDS encoding ABC transporter permease, with protein MDGHVLSVLSGAQLTLTVSLASLGVAIALGLLGAAAKLSQRRPLVALAGAYTTLVRGVPELILLLLVYYGGTIGLILLLERLGLEAEVNIDPFMAGVLTLGFIYGAFMTETFRGAMLAIPKGQAEAAWAFGMSPARTFFRITLPQMVRYALPGFTNNWLVLIKATALVSLIGLHDVTFHAMQAGAATREPFYFLLLAAAVFLAYTTVSLWALRALNRRYALGSTQVSL; from the coding sequence GTGGACGGTCACGTTTTATCGGTTTTGTCCGGCGCGCAACTGACGCTCACGGTCTCGCTGGCATCGCTGGGGGTGGCGATTGCGCTGGGTTTGCTCGGGGCGGCGGCCAAACTCTCGCAGCGTCGGCCGCTGGTGGCGCTGGCTGGGGCCTACACCACGTTGGTGCGCGGTGTGCCCGAGCTGATCTTGCTGCTGTTGGTCTATTACGGCGGCACCATCGGGCTCATCCTGCTGTTGGAGCGCTTGGGGCTGGAGGCCGAGGTCAACATCGACCCCTTTATGGCTGGCGTGCTGACCCTCGGCTTCATTTACGGCGCCTTCATGACCGAGACCTTTCGCGGCGCCATGCTGGCGATCCCCAAGGGCCAAGCCGAGGCCGCTTGGGCTTTTGGCATGAGCCCGGCGCGCACCTTTTTTCGCATCACGCTGCCGCAGATGGTGCGCTACGCCCTGCCCGGCTTCACCAACAACTGGCTGGTGCTGATCAAGGCCACGGCGCTGGTGAGCCTGATCGGGCTGCATGACGTGACTTTCCACGCCATGCAAGCCGGCGCCGCCACGCGCGAACCGTTCTACTTTTTGCTGCTGGCGGCGGCGGTGTTTCTGGCCTACACCACCGTTTCGCTGTGGGCGCTGCGCGCCCTAAACCGGCGTTACGCGCTGGGCAGCACCCAGGTCAGCCTGTGA
- a CDS encoding tripartite tricarboxylate transporter TctB family protein — protein sequence MRNKDLHDLLGGLIMLAIGAFAAIYAYINLDLGSLRSMGPGFFPIVLGSGLAVMGLLIALPALFRPRAGPLGLDYKALFFVTLSLLVFAFLLRPLGLIFTSMVMVMVATLPLSLATVGIKTRILTALGVAAVTWLVFILGLGMNLPTWPWSH from the coding sequence ATGCGCAACAAAGACCTACACGACCTTTTAGGCGGCTTGATCATGCTGGCCATCGGCGCCTTTGCCGCCATCTACGCCTACATCAACCTCGACCTCGGCAGCCTGCGCAGCATGGGGCCGGGGTTCTTCCCGATCGTGCTCGGCTCCGGGCTGGCCGTGATGGGCCTGCTGATCGCGCTGCCGGCCTTGTTTCGCCCCCGTGCCGGGCCGCTGGGGCTCGATTACAAGGCCCTGTTTTTCGTCACCCTGTCGCTGCTGGTATTTGCCTTTTTGCTGCGCCCATTGGGGCTGATTTTCACCAGCATGGTGATGGTGATGGTGGCCACGCTGCCGCTGTCGCTGGCCACCGTGGGCATCAAAACCCGCATCCTCACGGCCTTGGGTGTGGCCGCAGTCACTTGGTTGGTGTTCATTCTGGGCTTGGGCATGAACCTGCCCACTTGGCCTTGGAGCCATTAA
- a CDS encoding Maf family protein translates to MTVAPSSPFSPSPALPAAALASALNRPLILGSSSPYRRELLQRLQLPFAVVVPDVDESPLPGEAPAALAQRLALAKAQAVAERHPQALVLGSDQVAELHAQALGKPGNHERARDQLRRMSGQSVCFHTAVALVCLESGYSGSALAPVRVQFRPLLDDEIERYLQAEQPYDCAGSAKSEGLGIALLERIESDDPTALIGLPLIRTAQLLRQAGVALP, encoded by the coding sequence ATGACCGTTGCACCCTCCTCCCCCTTTTCGCCCTCTCCCGCCCTGCCCGCCGCCGCTTTGGCAAGCGCACTCAACCGCCCTTTGATTTTGGGTTCGAGCTCGCCCTACCGGCGCGAGTTGCTCCAGCGCTTGCAACTGCCCTTCGCCGTGGTGGTGCCCGATGTCGATGAAAGCCCGCTCCCCGGCGAAGCCCCGGCCGCGCTGGCCCAGCGGCTGGCCCTGGCCAAGGCGCAGGCGGTGGCCGAGCGGCACCCGCAGGCGCTGGTGCTGGGCTCGGACCAAGTCGCCGAGTTGCACGCACAAGCCCTCGGCAAACCCGGCAACCACGAACGCGCCCGCGACCAGTTGCGCCGCATGAGCGGCCAAAGCGTGTGCTTTCATACTGCGGTGGCGCTGGTGTGCCTCGAAAGCGGCTACAGCGGCAGCGCCTTGGCGCCGGTGCGGGTGCAATTTCGCCCGCTGCTGGACGATGAAATCGAGCGCTATCTGCAGGCCGAACAACCCTACGACTGCGCCGGCAGCGCCAAAAGCGAGGGGCTGGGCATCGCCTTGCTCGAGCGCATCGAAAGCGACGACCCCACCGCCCTGATCGGCCTGCCCCTGATCCGCACCGCCCAGCTGCTGCGCCAAGCCGGCGTGGCGTTGCCATGA
- a CDS encoding tripartite tricarboxylate transporter permease, translating into MDIASGLLLGLQTAMQPEILLYCFIGVFLGTLIGVLPGIGALAAISLLLPITFHLEPTAAIVMLAGVYYGAQYGGSTASILLNLPGTPSSAVACLDGYPMAKQGRAGVALFMTTVASFIGSMLGIVALVAFAPGIAEVGLLFGAAEYFSIMLLGLIAAATLAAGSPLKGLAMVLFGLLLGTVGTDVNSGVPRFDFEIPELMDAISLVALAMALFGIAELISSVNLKRDGEVKEKITLRSMLPSREDVRQSVRPMLRGSGIGGFMGALPGTGPSIAAFMSYAVEKKVAKDPSRFGKGAIEGVTAPESANNAAAQTAFVPTLSLGIPGDAVMALMLGALIIHGIQPGPMLMTAQPELFWGLIVSFAIGNIMLVILNLPLVGIWVSILRIPYHVLYPAILVFICLGVYSVNNNVFDVYMTAVLGVLGYVLLKLRFEPAPLLLGFVLGPMMEENLRRAMLLSRGDPSTFIERPISAVVLGLCAALLLWTAYAALKRGLKRQELEQDRIPE; encoded by the coding sequence ATGGATATCGCCAGCGGACTGTTGCTGGGTTTGCAGACAGCGATGCAACCCGAGATCTTGCTGTACTGCTTCATCGGCGTTTTTCTGGGTACGCTCATCGGCGTGCTGCCCGGCATCGGTGCCTTGGCCGCGATTTCGCTGCTGCTGCCCATCACCTTTCACCTCGAGCCCACGGCCGCGATCGTGATGCTGGCCGGCGTCTATTACGGCGCCCAGTACGGCGGCTCGACCGCATCCATTTTGCTCAACCTGCCCGGCACCCCATCGTCTGCGGTGGCCTGTCTCGACGGCTACCCCATGGCCAAACAGGGCAGGGCCGGCGTGGCGCTGTTCATGACCACGGTGGCCTCGTTCATCGGCTCCATGTTGGGCATCGTGGCGCTGGTGGCGTTTGCGCCCGGCATCGCCGAGGTCGGGCTGCTGTTTGGCGCCGCCGAATACTTCTCGATCATGCTGCTGGGGCTGATCGCCGCCGCCACGCTGGCCGCCGGTTCGCCCCTCAAAGGGCTGGCCATGGTGCTGTTTGGCCTGCTGCTGGGCACCGTGGGCACCGACGTCAATTCGGGTGTGCCGCGCTTTGATTTCGAAATCCCGGAACTGATGGACGCCATCAGCCTGGTGGCGCTGGCCATGGCGCTGTTTGGCATCGCCGAACTGATCTCATCGGTCAACCTCAAGCGCGACGGCGAGGTCAAAGAAAAAATCACTCTGCGCTCCATGCTCCCGAGCCGGGAAGATGTGCGCCAATCGGTGCGCCCCATGTTGCGCGGTTCGGGCATCGGCGGCTTCATGGGCGCTTTGCCCGGCACCGGGCCCAGCATCGCCGCCTTCATGTCGTACGCGGTGGAAAAGAAAGTCGCCAAAGACCCGAGCCGCTTCGGCAAAGGCGCCATCGAAGGCGTGACCGCACCCGAATCGGCCAACAACGCCGCCGCCCAGACTGCCTTCGTGCCCACACTGTCGCTGGGCATACCGGGCGACGCCGTGATGGCCCTGATGCTGGGCGCGCTCATCATCCACGGCATCCAGCCCGGCCCGATGCTCATGACCGCCCAGCCCGAGCTGTTCTGGGGCCTGATCGTGAGCTTTGCCATCGGCAACATCATGCTCGTGATCCTGAACCTGCCGCTAGTAGGCATTTGGGTCTCGATTTTGCGCATTCCGTACCACGTGCTGTATCCGGCCATTCTGGTGTTCATCTGCTTGGGCGTGTACAGCGTCAACAACAACGTGTTTGACGTCTACATGACCGCCGTGCTGGGCGTGCTGGGCTACGTTTTGCTCAAGCTGCGCTTTGAGCCCGCGCCCTTGCTGCTCGGCTTTGTGCTGGGCCCGATGATGGAAGAGAACTTGCGCCGCGCCATGCTGCTGTCGCGCGGCGACCCAAGCACCTTCATCGAGCGCCCAATCAGCGCCGTCGTGCTGGGCCTGTGCGCGGCTTTGCTGCTGTGGACGGCTTATGCCGCGCTCAAACGCGGCCTCAAGCGCCAAGAGCTAGAGCAAGACCGGATTCCGGAATAA
- a CDS encoding cyclic nucleotide-binding domain-containing protein, which yields MNHAPEPISFELPAKKISTQRASRPIVGAAAALSISIPHAIGVGLLAFAPLATLGSFSFLALWSAAVPGALLTLLARSKGVVYGPSTAVALLFGGMLALVIDAGAAASITAAQALAITGVFAALGFVLQSLIAWSGLARMARFIPVAVTQGFAAGVGLSLILAQIKGLYFISGAHWGALLGWHVGIAMAVVALSHVLQRLWPRFPTLLIAVTLVALPWLFWAPGVELRMAAEQAVFMLPVVPDWWAAPWWLVIDRVGFQLASLALLMAVVNSLEVLVYHQHLEVEHGQRTAHGPVLGREGWVGVGCALVGMIPASTSLSRSLTALFYTGKPSLRAGQWHALAMIAVAVSGYLWLPWVPMAVLMGALLITGVRMIPPPLWGLFQTREGRGGRLQAWVVALVFVGSSGALALLAGLLVATLDLLRASGEHAIRRIHLEGKLRSRHVRGPQDEGWLAPRMATVAVFELQGIVSFGVAAQVVEQVRSHLNGHRCVILDASRAPSWDETGCLHLIALAHELQKQNVALLLCGVHGLAAQRMARLHTYIDLDHALEWAEDQILASRPAAAAQADSAQADSVQADSVQADSVQAAALGELSDGLDPAQQAALRALMNSQRYAPGAVIIRQGERERTLLWVAAGTVTLSTSEVPEQGLRLSVIGAGAVFGEMAFLNGIARTAYAHAGAHGAVLSSLSWERFQQWSRDDPEGALLFITALARMGIRRLGGISQELRAAME from the coding sequence GTGAACCACGCACCAGAACCGATATCGTTCGAGCTTCCAGCCAAAAAAATCAGCACCCAACGGGCCAGCCGACCCATTGTCGGCGCGGCGGCGGCGCTGTCGATCTCGATTCCCCATGCCATAGGCGTCGGGCTGCTGGCTTTTGCGCCGTTGGCCACCCTGGGCTCGTTTAGTTTTCTCGCTCTGTGGTCGGCAGCTGTGCCTGGGGCCTTGCTCACGCTGCTGGCGCGCAGCAAGGGGGTGGTCTATGGGCCCTCGACGGCCGTGGCGCTGCTCTTTGGCGGCATGTTGGCCTTGGTGATCGATGCCGGCGCAGCGGCGTCCATAACTGCCGCACAGGCGCTGGCGATCACCGGCGTTTTCGCCGCGCTGGGTTTTGTGTTGCAAAGCCTGATTGCTTGGAGTGGCTTGGCCCGCATGGCGCGCTTCATTCCGGTTGCGGTGACGCAAGGTTTTGCGGCCGGGGTGGGCTTGTCGCTCATTTTGGCGCAGATCAAGGGGTTGTACTTCATCAGCGGCGCGCACTGGGGCGCGTTGCTGGGCTGGCACGTAGGGATCGCAATGGCTGTGGTGGCCCTCAGCCATGTGTTGCAGCGTCTGTGGCCGCGTTTTCCCACGCTGCTGATCGCCGTCACCCTAGTCGCCTTGCCGTGGCTGTTCTGGGCCCCCGGAGTCGAGCTGCGCATGGCGGCCGAGCAAGCGGTTTTTATGCTGCCCGTGGTGCCCGACTGGTGGGCTGCGCCGTGGTGGTTGGTGATCGACCGGGTGGGTTTTCAACTTGCATCGCTGGCTTTGTTGATGGCGGTGGTGAACTCGCTCGAGGTGTTGGTCTATCACCAGCATCTGGAGGTTGAGCACGGACAACGCACTGCGCATGGGCCGGTGTTGGGGCGCGAGGGGTGGGTGGGGGTGGGCTGTGCGCTGGTGGGCATGATTCCGGCCTCGACCAGCTTGTCGCGCTCGCTCACCGCACTCTTTTACACGGGCAAACCGAGCCTGCGGGCCGGGCAGTGGCACGCGCTGGCCATGATTGCCGTGGCCGTCAGCGGCTATCTGTGGCTGCCTTGGGTGCCGATGGCGGTTTTGATGGGGGCGCTGCTGATCACCGGTGTGCGCATGATTCCGCCTCCTCTGTGGGGGCTGTTCCAGACCCGCGAGGGCCGTGGGGGGCGCCTGCAGGCTTGGGTGGTGGCCTTGGTGTTCGTGGGCTCCAGCGGTGCCTTGGCGTTGCTGGCGGGTCTGCTGGTGGCCACTTTGGATCTGCTGCGCGCCTCGGGGGAGCACGCCATCCGGCGCATTCATCTGGAAGGCAAACTGCGTTCGCGCCACGTGCGCGGGCCACAGGATGAGGGCTGGCTGGCGCCACGCATGGCCACGGTGGCGGTGTTTGAGCTGCAAGGCATCGTCTCCTTTGGGGTTGCAGCCCAAGTGGTGGAGCAGGTGCGCTCCCATCTGAATGGGCACCGCTGCGTAATATTGGATGCCTCGCGCGCGCCCTCTTGGGACGAAACCGGCTGCCTGCACCTGATCGCCTTGGCGCACGAGTTGCAGAAGCAAAACGTGGCGCTGCTGCTGTGCGGCGTGCACGGTTTGGCGGCGCAACGCATGGCCCGGTTGCACACCTACATCGACCTTGACCACGCCCTCGAATGGGCCGAAGACCAGATTCTGGCCAGCCGCCCTGCAGCGGCAGCTCAGGCGGATTCGGCACAGGCGGATTCGGTGCAGGCGGATTCGGTGCAGGCGGATTCGGTGCAGGCGGCGGCGCTGGGGGAGTTGAGCGACGGGCTCGATCCCGCGCAACAAGCGGCGTTGCGTGCCCTGATGAACAGCCAGCGCTATGCGCCGGGCGCGGTCATCATCCGCCAAGGTGAGCGCGAGCGCACGCTGCTGTGGGTCGCAGCGGGTACGGTGACACTCTCGACCTCTGAAGTACCAGAACAGGGGCTGCGTTTGTCGGTGATCGGGGCCGGGGCGGTGTTTGGCGAAATGGCTTTCCTGAACGGGATCGCCCGCACCGCCTACGCCCACGCCGGTGCCCACGGTGCCGTGCTCAGCAGCTTGTCGTGGGAGCGCTTTCAGCAATGGAGCCGCGACGACCCCGAAGGCGCATTGCTTTTCATCACAGCCCTGGCGCGCATGGGCATCCGGCGCCTGGGGGGAATCTCACAAGAGCTGCGCGCCGCCATGGAGTGA
- a CDS encoding ankyrin repeat domain-containing protein translates to MAQTGSFERFFMAISRDDVGPIIELQLRGFDINAPNPDLVPPLVLAIQTDSLRVARHLSEQPGLNLEARNPAGETALMLAAIRGHLDLVQRLLERRAQVNHPGWTPLHYAASHDGERALPIAQLLLEHHAFINARSPNGSTPLMLAAHYGRREVVELLLREGAEPLARNQQGLNAIDFAMLARRADVAEAIAASVRAQQGRGTW, encoded by the coding sequence ATGGCCCAAACCGGCTCCTTCGAGCGCTTCTTCATGGCCATCAGCCGCGACGACGTCGGCCCGATTATCGAGCTGCAACTGCGCGGCTTCGATATCAACGCACCCAATCCCGATCTGGTGCCGCCGCTGGTGCTGGCCATTCAGACCGATTCGCTGCGCGTGGCGCGCCACCTGAGCGAGCAGCCCGGGCTCAATCTCGAAGCGCGCAACCCGGCGGGCGAAACCGCGCTCATGCTCGCCGCCATCCGCGGCCACCTCGATCTGGTGCAGCGCCTGCTCGAGCGCCGCGCCCAAGTCAACCACCCCGGCTGGACGCCGCTGCACTACGCCGCCAGCCACGACGGCGAGCGGGCGCTGCCCATCGCGCAGCTGCTGCTGGAGCACCACGCCTTCATCAACGCGCGCTCGCCCAACGGCAGCACGCCGCTGATGCTGGCAGCGCACTACGGCCGGCGCGAGGTCGTCGAGCTGCTGCTGCGCGAGGGCGCCGAACCGCTGGCGCGCAACCAGCAAGGCCTCAACGCCATCGACTTTGCCATGCTGGCGCGCCGCGCCGACGTGGCCGAAGCGATTGCCGCCAGCGTGCGGGCGCAGCAGGGCCGCGGCACCTGGTAA
- a CDS encoding ABC transporter permease: MNWDVLLLPETLALYAEGLVTTLWLLAGSLFFGGALSLLLALALTSRVAALRWLAGAYTYCIRGTPLLIQIFLIYYGIAQLEWIQARWDAVWPWTMFKDAFFCALLALALNNAAYTAEMLAGAMRETAPGELEAAQAMGMSRWQIQRRIVLPSALRRTLPAYGNEVVMMLHSTSLASTVPALIDLTAAASRIYADFFLPFEAFLFAAAIYLCITFMLVGVFKALEWRFLGHLRPRSH, from the coding sequence GTGAACTGGGACGTGCTGCTGCTGCCCGAGACCTTGGCGCTGTACGCCGAGGGTCTGGTCACCACGCTCTGGCTGCTGGCCGGCTCCTTGTTTTTTGGCGGTGCGTTGTCGCTGCTGCTGGCGCTGGCGCTCACCAGCCGGGTGGCGGCGCTGCGCTGGCTGGCCGGCGCCTACACCTACTGCATCCGCGGCACGCCGCTGCTGATCCAGATTTTTTTGATCTACTACGGCATCGCGCAGCTCGAATGGATACAGGCGCGCTGGGATGCCGTCTGGCCTTGGACGATGTTCAAGGACGCGTTTTTTTGTGCCCTGCTGGCGCTGGCCCTGAACAACGCCGCCTACACCGCCGAAATGCTGGCCGGCGCCATGCGCGAAACCGCCCCCGGCGAGCTCGAGGCCGCGCAAGCCATGGGCATGAGCCGCTGGCAGATCCAGCGCCGCATCGTGCTGCCCAGCGCCTTGCGCCGCACCCTGCCCGCCTACGGCAACGAGGTGGTGATGATGCTGCACAGCACCAGTCTGGCCAGCACGGTGCCGGCTTTGATCGACCTCACGGCCGCGGCCAGCCGCATCTACGCCGATTTTTTTCTGCCCTTCGAAGCCTTCCTGTTCGCCGCTGCGATTTACCTGTGCATCACCTTTATGCTGGTGGGGGTGTTCAAGGCGCTGGAATGGCGCTTTCTGGGCCACTTGCGGCCCCGCAGCCACTAA
- a CDS encoding SAM-dependent methyltransferase, translated as MSRSAPLGTLYLVPTPLDFGCLDPAEAAPPLEHSLPLLTIQTAARLEHWVCENAKSTRAFLKRVGQVVPLSQPLQAQQIVELPREVHKKGDHDPHQGHNATALLAPALQGHDVGLVSEAGMPGIADPGASVLRAAHQLGLPVAPLVGPVSLMLALAASGLNGQRFAFVGYLPQESTARVQRIRELEALALRSGQTQICIETPYRNPALLDSLLTTLQAQTRLALCAGLGLPQQAIHSASVGAWKPHRPRLPLELPTVFLFGREMAGGRRAASRSGQSPIITPWRRAALVRFPPGAGCPCAPGL; from the coding sequence ATGAGCCGCAGCGCGCCGCTGGGCACCCTGTATCTGGTGCCGACCCCGCTCGACTTTGGCTGCCTCGACCCGGCAGAGGCAGCCCCGCCGCTCGAGCACAGCCTGCCCCTGCTCACCATCCAGACCGCTGCGCGGCTGGAGCACTGGGTGTGCGAAAACGCCAAAAGCACGCGCGCCTTCCTCAAGCGCGTCGGGCAGGTGGTGCCGCTGTCGCAGCCGCTGCAAGCGCAGCAGATCGTCGAGCTGCCGCGCGAGGTGCACAAAAAAGGCGACCACGACCCCCACCAAGGCCACAACGCCACCGCCCTGCTGGCCCCAGCCTTGCAGGGCCACGACGTGGGGCTGGTGAGCGAAGCCGGCATGCCCGGCATCGCCGACCCCGGCGCCTCGGTGCTGCGCGCCGCGCACCAGCTGGGCCTGCCCGTGGCGCCGCTGGTGGGGCCGGTTTCGCTGATGCTGGCGCTGGCGGCCAGCGGGCTCAATGGGCAGCGGTTTGCCTTTGTGGGCTACCTGCCGCAAGAAAGCACGGCCCGCGTGCAGCGCATCCGCGAGCTCGAGGCACTGGCCCTGCGCAGCGGCCAGACGCAAATCTGCATCGAAACCCCGTACCGCAACCCAGCGCTGCTCGACAGCCTGCTGACCACCCTGCAAGCCCAGACGCGGCTGGCGCTGTGCGCGGGCTTGGGCTTGCCGCAGCAAGCCATCCACAGCGCCAGTGTCGGCGCTTGGAAGCCACACCGCCCGCGCCTGCCGCTGGAGCTGCCCACGGTTTTTTTGTTCGGTCGGGAGATGGCTGGGGGCCGCCGCGCCGCCTCAAGGTCGGGCCAAAGCCCCATCATCACTCCATGGCGGCGCGCAGCTCTTGTGAGATTCCCCCCAGGCGCCGGATGCCCATGCGCGCCAGGGCTGTGA